The following are from one region of the Roseobacter fucihabitans genome:
- the bchY gene encoding chlorophyllide a reductase subunit Y, whose translation MNKEVTHDAATDAEVIKGHPHGDVSRVPGDVPQIAQDGGGCHSGGEMAEAARIAGKSEILDKFKADYPMGPHDKPQSMCPAFGSLRVGLRMKRVATVLSGSACCVYGLTFVSHFYGARRSVGYVPFNSESLVTGKLFEDIRESVHELADPANYDAIVVTNLCVPTASGVPLRLLPDEINGVRIVGIDVPGFGVPTHAEAKDVLAGAMLEYARREIKAGPVAKPAGGKHDRPTVALLGEMFPADPMMIGAMLAPMGLAAGPVVPCREWRELYAALDCGVVAAIHPFYTDAVRQFQAAGRTVVGSAPVGHDGTAAWMAAIGDAYNVPAAQIAAAQNAFLPAIKSALAGAPIKGTITLSGYEGSELLVARLLIESGADVPYVGTACAKSPWSADDAAWLEAKGVKVKFRASLEDDCAAMEAIQPDLAIGTTPVVQKAKEKGIPGLYFTNLISARPLMGPAGAGSLAEVINAAMGNKARMANMKAFFEDVGEGDTAGVWEGSPNLRPDFRAQHQKKLDKQARAAKAAQMV comes from the coding sequence GTGAACAAAGAAGTTACACATGACGCGGCCACAGATGCCGAGGTGATCAAGGGTCACCCGCATGGTGATGTGTCACGTGTGCCGGGCGATGTCCCCCAGATCGCTCAGGACGGTGGGGGCTGTCATTCCGGTGGTGAGATGGCCGAGGCGGCCCGTATCGCGGGCAAATCCGAAATTCTTGATAAATTCAAAGCCGATTATCCGATGGGCCCGCATGATAAACCCCAATCCATGTGTCCCGCCTTCGGGTCGCTGCGGGTGGGTCTGCGGATGAAACGGGTGGCGACAGTGCTGTCTGGATCTGCCTGTTGTGTGTATGGGCTGACCTTTGTGTCGCATTTTTACGGCGCGCGACGCTCTGTTGGTTATGTGCCGTTCAATTCGGAATCGCTGGTGACCGGCAAGCTGTTCGAGGACATCCGCGAGAGTGTCCATGAGCTGGCCGACCCTGCTAATTATGACGCGATTGTGGTGACTAACCTGTGCGTCCCGACAGCCAGCGGCGTGCCTTTGCGCCTGCTGCCTGATGAAATCAACGGCGTGCGGATCGTCGGTATCGACGTGCCCGGCTTTGGTGTGCCGACCCACGCAGAGGCCAAGGACGTCTTGGCCGGTGCGATGCTGGAATATGCGCGCCGCGAAATTAAGGCCGGACCCGTAGCCAAACCCGCTGGCGGCAAACATGACCGTCCAACGGTTGCGCTTTTGGGTGAAATGTTCCCGGCGGATCCGATGATGATTGGCGCGATGCTGGCCCCGATGGGTCTGGCCGCGGGTCCCGTTGTGCCCTGCCGGGAATGGCGTGAGTTATACGCCGCACTTGATTGTGGTGTCGTCGCGGCGATCCACCCGTTTTATACAGATGCCGTGCGTCAGTTTCAGGCCGCCGGTCGTACCGTCGTGGGTTCCGCTCCCGTGGGTCATGACGGCACCGCCGCATGGATGGCCGCGATTGGGGATGCTTATAACGTGCCTGCCGCGCAGATTGCTGCGGCGCAAAACGCTTTCCTGCCTGCGATCAAGAGCGCTCTTGCGGGTGCACCGATCAAGGGGACGATCACGCTCTCGGGCTATGAGGGTTCTGAACTCCTCGTTGCGCGTCTGTTGATCGAAAGCGGCGCGGATGTGCCTTATGTCGGCACGGCCTGTGCGAAATCGCCCTGGTCTGCGGATGATGCAGCCTGGCTCGAAGCCAAGGGTGTGAAGGTCAAATTCCGCGCGAGCCTGGAAGATGATTGCGCCGCGATGGAAGCGATCCAGCCTGATCTGGCCATTGGTACGACGCCTGTTGTGCAAAAGGCCAAAGAAAAAGGCATTCCCGGCCTCTATTTCACCAACCTGATTTCCGCGCGCCCCTTGATGGGTCCGGCAGGGGCGGGGTCACTGGCCGAAGTGATCAATGCGGCCATGGGGAATAAAGCCCGCATGGCCAATATGAAAGCCTTCTTTGAGGATGTGGGCGAAGGCGATACCGCCGGTGTTTGGGAAGGTTCCCCGAACCTGCGCCCCGATTTCCGCGCCCAGCATCAGAAGAAGCTCGACAAGCAAGCAAGGGCGGCCAAAGCCGCGCAGATGGTATGA
- a CDS encoding chlorophyllide a reductase iron protein subunit X produces the protein MRDEAAEPTLEVPQGEPTSKTQIIAIYGKGGIGKSFTLANLSHMMAEQGKRVLLIGCDPKSDTTSLLFGGKACPTIIETSTRKKLAGEEVKIGDVCFKRGGVFAMELGGPEVGRGCGGRGIIHGFELLEKLGFHDWDFDYVLLDFLGDVVCGGFGLPIARDMAQKVILVASNDLQSLYVANNVCSAVEYFRKLGGNVGVAGLVINKDDGTGEAAAFAEAVDIPVLASIPQDDDLRKKSANYQIVGTAQSQWGQLFAELGDNVAVAPPVRPTPLDQDGLLGLFDASETGGDYVLVPATDIDMRGKNAAPKPSLEVVYDEA, from the coding sequence CTGCGCGACGAAGCCGCAGAGCCGACACTCGAAGTACCCCAAGGCGAGCCGACATCCAAAACCCAGATCATCGCGATCTATGGCAAGGGCGGGATCGGCAAATCCTTTACGCTGGCCAACCTCAGCCACATGATGGCCGAGCAGGGCAAGCGCGTGTTGCTAATCGGGTGTGACCCGAAATCCGATACCACTTCTTTGTTGTTCGGTGGCAAGGCCTGCCCGACAATCATCGAAACCTCGACGCGCAAGAAACTTGCCGGTGAAGAGGTCAAGATCGGGGATGTCTGCTTCAAGCGTGGCGGTGTTTTCGCTATGGAGTTGGGCGGACCCGAAGTGGGGCGCGGGTGTGGTGGTCGTGGTATCATCCACGGGTTCGAATTGCTCGAAAAGCTTGGCTTTCACGACTGGGATTTTGACTACGTGCTGCTCGATTTCCTGGGCGATGTGGTCTGTGGCGGCTTCGGTCTGCCGATTGCCCGCGATATGGCACAGAAGGTCATCCTTGTGGCGTCCAATGATTTGCAATCGCTTTATGTGGCCAACAACGTGTGTTCAGCGGTGGAATATTTCCGCAAGCTGGGCGGCAACGTCGGTGTCGCCGGATTAGTGATTAACAAGGATGATGGTACCGGGGAGGCTGCGGCATTTGCCGAAGCGGTCGATATTCCGGTCCTCGCCTCGATCCCGCAAGACGATGACCTGCGTAAGAAATCCGCGAATTACCAGATTGTTGGAACTGCCCAATCTCAATGGGGCCAGCTCTTTGCGGAACTGGGCGACAATGTCGCCGTGGCCCCGCCGGTGCGCCCGACGCCGCTGGATCAAGACGGTCTCTTGGGTCTTTTCGATGCCTCCGAAACGGGTGGCGATTACGTGCTGGTCCCTGCCACCGACATAGATATGCGAGGCAAGAACGCGGCACCCAAACCATCTTTGGAGGTCGTATACGATGAAGCATGA
- the bchC gene encoding chlorophyll synthesis pathway protein BchC: METTAVLLNGPRELAVDQLTLNAPGPNDLVVDILHSGISTGTEKLFWTGEMPPFPGMGYPLVPGYEAVGEVVEAAPDSGYRPGDHVFVPGANCYDGAFGLFGGAASRLVTAPDRVTRIDAGHGAQGALLALAATARHTMAGLNKSMPELIIGHGVLGRLLARLTVAAGAPAPTVWEIDPSRRSGAQGYAVIAPEDDTRSDYMSVYDASGSADILNMLMRCIGKGGEIVLAGFYKEPISFAFPPAFMKEARFRVAAEWTHDDLAATRALVESGTLSLDGLITHRAPATDAPAAYEQAFNDPTCLKMILNWKDAA; encoded by the coding sequence TTGGAAACCACTGCAGTTCTTCTGAACGGCCCGCGCGAACTGGCCGTTGACCAGCTCACGCTGAACGCGCCGGGTCCGAATGATCTGGTGGTTGATATTCTTCATTCCGGTATCTCGACGGGCACTGAAAAACTCTTCTGGACGGGCGAAATGCCGCCTTTTCCCGGTATGGGTTATCCGCTGGTGCCGGGCTATGAGGCCGTCGGCGAAGTCGTCGAGGCCGCGCCGGATTCGGGCTATCGCCCCGGCGATCATGTCTTTGTGCCGGGTGCCAATTGCTATGATGGGGCCTTTGGCCTTTTTGGCGGGGCGGCGTCTCGTTTGGTCACAGCACCGGACCGCGTGACGCGAATCGATGCCGGTCACGGTGCGCAGGGTGCCTTGCTGGCGCTGGCTGCCACCGCTCGCCACACGATGGCCGGGCTGAATAAATCCATGCCCGAACTGATCATTGGTCACGGTGTTCTGGGCCGCTTGCTGGCGCGCTTGACCGTGGCGGCGGGTGCGCCTGCGCCGACAGTTTGGGAAATCGACCCCTCGCGCCGCAGCGGTGCGCAGGGTTACGCCGTCATCGCCCCTGAGGACGATACGCGGTCCGATTACATGTCCGTTTATGACGCCTCTGGCAGCGCGGACATTTTGAACATGCTTATGCGCTGCATCGGCAAGGGTGGTGAAATCGTTCTGGCCGGTTTTTACAAAGAACCTATCAGCTTTGCCTTCCCGCCCGCCTTCATGAAAGAGGCGCGGTTCCGGGTGGCTGCTGAATGGACACATGATGATCTCGCCGCGACCCGTGCTTTGGTCGAAAGCGGCACCTTGAGCCTTGATGGCTTGATTACGCATCGGGCCCCGGCAACGGATGCGCCTGCTGCATATGAACAGGCTTTTAACGATCCCACATGCCTGAAAATGATTTTGAACTGGAAGGACGCAGCGTGA
- a CDS encoding methyltransferase: MSETAGDLPEWRGGWLNRLVARPGFQSWASKFPLTRRQARKDGAVLFDVVQGFVQSQVLMALVELDIFRRLRGGAQSAEMLGRATQIPTERMQVLLQAAAALKLLKRDRAGRFALARKGAALMGVPGLDAMIRHHRAFYADLADPVGLLRGPAQTELSDFWPYVFGARGDIDPVVAETYSDLMAKSQLLVAEDTLRAVSFKGAKHLLDIGGGTGAFLEAVGQATPSLQMTLFDLPQVTPAARARFDAAGMSTRVQICPGSFRDDPLPQGADMISLIRVLYDHADETIEALLRAVYAALPAGGRLLISEPMGGGSAPDAAGDVYFAFYTMAMQTGRARSPAEITALCKAAGFEKIHSPKPARSFVTRVLTAQKPH, encoded by the coding sequence ATGTCTGAGACGGCGGGCGATCTGCCGGAATGGCGCGGCGGCTGGTTGAACCGGCTTGTGGCCCGTCCGGGCTTTCAAAGCTGGGCCAGTAAATTCCCCCTGACACGTCGGCAGGCGCGCAAAGACGGCGCGGTGCTTTTCGATGTCGTGCAGGGTTTTGTGCAAAGCCAGGTGCTCATGGCGTTGGTCGAGCTTGACATTTTCCGCCGTCTGCGAGGGGGCGCGCAAAGCGCCGAGATGCTGGGGCGCGCAACGCAGATACCGACCGAGCGGATGCAGGTTCTACTGCAAGCCGCAGCCGCCCTGAAGCTTCTGAAACGGGATCGGGCAGGGCGATTTGCCCTCGCGCGCAAGGGCGCTGCGCTGATGGGTGTGCCGGGTCTTGACGCGATGATCCGCCACCACCGTGCGTTTTATGCGGACCTCGCGGATCCGGTTGGGTTGCTGCGCGGACCTGCGCAAACGGAACTGTCGGACTTCTGGCCCTATGTGTTTGGTGCGCGCGGTGACATTGATCCCGTGGTGGCCGAAACCTATTCTGATCTTATGGCGAAGAGCCAACTTTTGGTGGCCGAAGATACCCTGCGTGCGGTTTCCTTCAAGGGTGCAAAACATCTGCTGGACATCGGGGGCGGCACAGGCGCGTTTCTGGAAGCTGTGGGGCAGGCGACGCCGTCGCTGCAAATGACGCTGTTTGATCTGCCGCAGGTTACGCCGGCGGCCCGCGCGCGATTCGATGCCGCCGGGATGAGCACGCGTGTGCAAATCTGTCCGGGGTCTTTTCGCGATGATCCCTTGCCGCAGGGCGCGGATATGATTTCATTGATTCGGGTTCTTTATGATCACGCGGATGAGACCATCGAGGCGCTGTTGCGCGCGGTTTATGCCGCATTGCCTGCTGGTGGCCGGTTGTTGATTTCTGAGCCGATGGGAGGTGGATCGGCGCCGGATGCAGCGGGAGATGTGTATTTCGCCTTTTACACAATGGCCATGCAGACCGGCCGTGCCCGTTCGCCTGCGGAGATCACCGCGCTTTGCAAGGCGGCCGGGTTTGAGAAGATCCACAGCCCGAAACCAGCGCGCAGTTTTGTCACGCGGGTGCTCACCGCACAGAAGCCACATTAA
- a CDS encoding polyprenyl synthetase family protein has protein sequence MGLNTRIETAISSAVAVGQGRGAVPPRLASALEYATAPGGARIRPTILMSVALACGDDQPRLSDAAASALELIHCASLVHDDLPCFDDAEIRRGKPTVHRAYSEPLAVLTGDSLIVLAFEILARQSGLAPERVAQMIVTLAQRTGMPGGICAGQGWESEAEIDLSAYHQAKTGALFIAATQMGAVAAGQEAEPWFELGARIGEAFQVADDLRDALYDAETLGKPVGQDDLHGRPNAVSLLGVQGAISRLKDILGGAIASIPSCPGEAQLAEMVRAYAERLTPVAPNVTAARSNV, from the coding sequence ATGGGCCTGAATACGCGAATTGAGACCGCAATATCATCGGCTGTGGCCGTGGGGCAGGGGCGTGGCGCGGTGCCGCCAAGGCTGGCCTCAGCACTTGAATATGCCACAGCGCCGGGCGGTGCGAGAATTCGCCCCACTATTCTGATGTCTGTGGCCCTGGCCTGCGGTGATGATCAGCCCCGGCTGTCGGATGCGGCTGCCTCGGCGCTGGAGTTGATCCATTGTGCGAGCCTTGTGCACGATGACCTTCCTTGTTTTGATGACGCTGAAATCCGGCGCGGCAAACCGACGGTGCACCGAGCCTATTCCGAGCCTCTGGCCGTTCTGACCGGGGACAGCCTGATCGTATTGGCTTTTGAAATACTGGCGCGCCAATCCGGTCTTGCCCCCGAGCGTGTGGCGCAGATGATCGTGACGCTCGCGCAGCGCACCGGCATGCCGGGCGGTATCTGTGCCGGGCAGGGTTGGGAAAGCGAAGCTGAGATTGATCTCTCCGCCTATCACCAGGCGAAAACCGGCGCGCTGTTCATTGCGGCCACCCAGATGGGCGCGGTTGCGGCGGGCCAGGAAGCCGAGCCGTGGTTTGAATTGGGCGCGCGCATCGGCGAGGCCTTTCAGGTTGCCGATGATCTGCGTGATGCGCTTTATGACGCGGAAACGCTGGGCAAACCCGTGGGTCAGGACGATCTGCATGGGCGCCCGAATGCGGTGTCCTTGCTTGGGGTTCAGGGCGCGATTTCACGGCTCAAGGATATTCTGGGTGGGGCGATTGCCTCAATTCCATCCTGCCCCGGCGAGGCGCAATTGGCCGAAATGGTGCGCGCGTATGCCGAACGGTTGACGCCCGTCGCACCCAATGTGACGGCTGCGCGCAGCAATGTCTGA
- the crtD gene encoding 1-hydroxycarotenoid 3,4-desaturase CrtD yields the protein MDITTPSVLPHRPDAIVIGAGIAGLAGALRLNAGGMAVTLLERHSHTGGKIRTMQSDAGPVDAGPTVLTLRHVFDDLFACAGARLEDHVTLIKQEILARHFWSDGSRLDLHSDPDASIAAIADLAGGRAADEFRRFNTRTQQLFQAFDAPMMQAATPKMTQLVTRVLRQPTLIPAMAPLSTLAQMLERQFSDPRLAQLFGRYATYVGGAPHLSPAILSLIWQAEAAGVWVVKGGMHHLTDALTRLAIARGVTLRGDSHVDRITLRDGIATGVELNGSEHLEASTILYAGDPRALATGSMGNDLKNVAPQTARLPRSFSARVHSFAATPKGPELAHHNVFFADDPQSEFRDLCEDRIPRDPTLYLCAEDRGQGSKPSALERFEMISNAPATPTSTPPMDLDKWHHQTLHRLADFGVSMSPTPTTTTITTPQHFAAMFPQTQGALYGQSPHGLTASLQRPTAQTPIKGLWLAGGGTHPGAGVPMATLSARHAAEAILRARTSTSTSGQTATPGGMSTA from the coding sequence ATGGATATTACGACCCCTTCCGTTTTGCCCCATCGACCCGACGCCATTGTGATCGGCGCGGGGATCGCGGGGCTGGCTGGCGCGCTGCGTCTGAACGCGGGCGGTATGGCGGTGACATTGCTGGAACGCCACAGCCATACCGGCGGCAAGATCAGAACCATGCAGAGTGACGCAGGCCCGGTCGATGCGGGGCCGACGGTCCTGACCCTGCGACATGTGTTTGATGATCTATTCGCCTGCGCCGGTGCCCGGCTTGAGGATCATGTGACATTGATCAAACAGGAGATTCTGGCGCGCCACTTCTGGTCCGATGGATCGCGGCTCGACCTGCACAGCGATCCCGATGCCAGCATCGCGGCCATTGCGGATTTAGCAGGCGGCAGGGCCGCGGATGAATTTCGCCGTTTCAATACGCGCACGCAACAGCTGTTTCAGGCCTTCGACGCGCCGATGATGCAGGCCGCAACACCCAAGATGACGCAGCTTGTGACGCGCGTTTTGCGTCAGCCCACACTGATCCCGGCGATGGCCCCGCTCTCTACTCTGGCGCAAATGCTTGAGCGCCAGTTCAGCGATCCGCGTCTGGCGCAGCTCTTTGGCCGATATGCGACCTATGTGGGCGGCGCGCCGCATCTGAGCCCGGCGATCCTGTCGCTGATCTGGCAGGCCGAAGCGGCGGGCGTCTGGGTCGTCAAAGGCGGGATGCATCATCTGACCGATGCGCTGACACGCTTGGCCATCGCGCGGGGCGTCACGTTGCGCGGCGACAGTCATGTGGACCGGATCACCCTGCGCGACGGGATCGCCACCGGTGTTGAACTCAACGGATCAGAACATCTTGAGGCCAGCACGATACTATATGCCGGCGATCCGCGCGCTTTGGCAACGGGCAGCATGGGCAATGATCTGAAGAACGTGGCCCCGCAGACGGCACGGCTCCCACGGTCCTTCTCCGCGCGGGTGCACAGCTTTGCGGCGACGCCGAAGGGCCCGGAGCTTGCCCATCACAACGTGTTTTTCGCAGATGACCCGCAATCGGAATTCCGGGACCTGTGCGAGGATCGTATCCCGCGTGATCCGACCCTGTACCTTTGTGCCGAAGATCGCGGTCAAGGCTCAAAACCCTCTGCGCTGGAGCGGTTCGAGATGATCTCGAACGCCCCGGCGACACCCACATCGACCCCCCCAATGGATTTGGACAAATGGCATCATCAGACCCTGCACAGGTTGGCGGATTTCGGGGTGAGCATGTCACCGACACCGACGACCACAACGATCACGACACCGCAACACTTCGCCGCGATGTTCCCACAGACACAGGGCGCGCTCTACGGGCAAAGCCCGCACGGGCTGACCGCATCGCTGCAACGGCCCACTGCGCAGACCCCGATCAAAGGCCTGTGGCTGGCGGGCGGCGGGACGCATCCGGGGGCGGGCGTGCCCATGGCGACCCTCTCCGCGCGGCACGCGGCAGAGGCGATCTTGCGCGCCCGAACTTCGACGTCCACGTCGGGCCAAACGGCTACGCCTGGTGGTATGTCGACGGCCTGA
- the crtC gene encoding carotenoid 1,2-hydratase, with protein MIGFIGSVFSPWYRWSGRKNPQNHVCINVATYGPGGRFTMTDRGESALRQTGARLEVGPSMMRWEGDQLVIDIDEISGPPLINRIRGQIRVIPSALTGLELPLTPDGAHIWRPFAPTSRIEVDIDRHGWQWQGEGYFDANFGTRALEEDFSYWTWGRFPTKSGATCFYDATRLDGSTLAAAYQFDADGNGRSIPLPPLAKMRRSLWAVKRETRADAGFKPRQTLNMLDAPFYSRSAVQTQIDGEIVTGVHEALDLRRFRSPLLKPMLAVRVPRRKNWNFNTSPAGS; from the coding sequence GTGATCGGGTTTATCGGCTCGGTGTTTTCACCCTGGTATCGCTGGTCCGGGCGCAAAAACCCGCAAAACCACGTCTGCATCAATGTCGCGACCTATGGTCCGGGCGGGCGGTTCACCATGACGGATCGCGGGGAATCCGCACTGCGCCAGACCGGCGCGCGCCTTGAGGTCGGCCCCTCCATGATGCGTTGGGAAGGCGACCAACTGGTGATCGACATCGATGAAATATCCGGCCCGCCCCTGATCAACCGCATTCGCGGACAAATCCGGGTGATCCCCTCCGCGCTCACCGGTCTCGAATTGCCGCTGACACCGGATGGCGCGCATATCTGGCGACCCTTTGCGCCGACCTCGCGCATTGAGGTCGATATCGACCGCCACGGCTGGCAGTGGCAGGGCGAGGGGTATTTCGACGCGAATTTTGGCACGCGCGCGCTGGAAGAGGATTTCAGCTATTGGACATGGGGTCGCTTTCCGACGAAATCCGGGGCGACCTGTTTTTATGACGCAACCCGGCTGGATGGCTCGACGCTCGCGGCGGCCTATCAATTTGACGCGGATGGGAACGGGCGCTCGATCCCCCTGCCCCCGCTGGCCAAAATGCGCCGCAGCCTGTGGGCGGTCAAACGCGAAACGCGCGCCGATGCCGGGTTCAAACCGCGCCAGACCCTGAACATGCTGGATGCGCCGTTTTATTCCCGCTCCGCCGTGCAGACCCAGATTGACGGCGAAATCGTGACCGGCGTGCATGAAGCGCTGGATTTACGGCGTTTTCGCAGCCCGCTGTTGAAACCGATGCTGGCCGTCCGCGTTCCCCGGCGTAAGAACTGGAATTTTAACACAAGCCCTGCGGGGTCATAG
- the uxuA gene encoding mannonate dehydratase — MKQTWRWFGPKDQVSIDDMLQAGVQGVVTALHHIPTGTVWTEQEIAARQAVLAHMEDGTPSNLAWDVVESLPVSEDIKKQQGDWRAHIDAYRQSMRHLAAAGIKVICYNFMPVLDWTRTSLTHRLPSGATCMRFDLTDFAAFDLHILQRPGAAEEYDAALCEAAARRYAAMSGAERDALAGNVVFGLPGAAEKFTLEDVRAHLAEYAAMSEDTLRAHLIDFLSEVVPLAEELGLRLCCHPDDPPFALLGLPRIMSSEEQYVKIMQAVDSPANGITLCSGSLGARPDNDLPGMMARLGDRVHFLHLRNVTRETSDVRGSFYEAEHLGGDTDMVALVEAVLKEEARRKASGRADWSIPFRPDHGQDILDDLNRRAQPGYPSIGRLKGLAELRGVIAALEPRIGL, encoded by the coding sequence ATGAAACAGACATGGCGCTGGTTTGGCCCGAAGGATCAGGTCTCAATAGACGATATGCTTCAGGCGGGTGTGCAAGGGGTCGTCACCGCTCTGCATCACATCCCAACCGGCACCGTCTGGACCGAGCAGGAAATCGCCGCGCGCCAGGCCGTTCTGGCGCATATGGAGGATGGGACACCTTCCAACCTTGCCTGGGATGTGGTGGAAAGCCTGCCGGTCTCGGAGGATATCAAGAAACAGCAGGGCGATTGGCGCGCGCATATAGATGCCTACCGTCAATCCATGCGCCATCTCGCAGCGGCCGGGATCAAGGTGATCTGCTATAATTTCATGCCGGTGCTCGATTGGACCCGCACCAGCCTGACCCACCGCTTGCCGTCCGGGGCCACCTGCATGCGGTTTGATCTAACTGATTTCGCGGCCTTTGACCTGCACATCCTGCAACGTCCGGGCGCGGCTGAGGAATACGACGCGGCGCTATGTGAGGCCGCCGCGCGCCGATATGCGGCGATGAGTGGCGCAGAGCGTGACGCGCTCGCGGGCAACGTTGTTTTTGGCCTGCCCGGCGCGGCTGAAAAATTCACGTTGGAGGATGTGCGTGCGCATTTGGCCGAATATGCCGCCATGTCCGAGGACACCCTGCGCGCCCATCTGATTGATTTCCTCTCCGAGGTGGTGCCACTGGCGGAAGAACTCGGCCTGCGGCTGTGCTGTCATCCGGATGATCCGCCCTTTGCGCTGCTGGGCCTGCCCCGGATCATGTCGTCTGAGGAGCAGTACGTCAAAATCATGCAGGCGGTGGACAGCCCGGCCAATGGCATCACGCTCTGTTCCGGCTCCCTTGGTGCGCGGCCTGACAATGATCTGCCGGGGATGATGGCACGTCTGGGGGACCGCGTGCATTTCCTGCACCTGCGCAACGTGACGCGCGAAACTTCGGATGTGCGTGGTTCGTTTTATGAAGCCGAACATCTCGGCGGGGATACCGATATGGTGGCGCTGGTCGAGGCCGTTTTGAAAGAGGAAGCGCGCCGCAAGGCCTCCGGGCGCGCAGATTGGTCGATCCCGTTTCGCCCGGATCATGGGCAGGATATTCTCGATGATCTCAACCGGCGCGCACAGCCCGGTTACCCGTCAATTGGTCGCCTCAAGGGGCTGGCCGAATTGCGCGGTGTGATCGCAGCACTTGAACCACGCATCGGGCTATGA
- a CDS encoding GntR family transcriptional regulator, translating into MLYTGSKERLEPSRPIAPQIHGILRARIIRNDLTPGSRISESEIAAAYSVSRQPVREAFIRLVGDGLVAILPQRGTIVRKIEYSGVIDARFLREAIEADIVKILAQTPDAALIADLREQLERQRQCDADSRTGFIALDEEFHRTLAAGAGKAGAWAQIEGLKSQMDRVRFLSLVQFPVDRLIEQHADIVNQIESGAIVTADVAIRIHLREVLNDLPKVVEAYPEFFELPVAGISQPVHAPIQGGDTT; encoded by the coding sequence GTGCTGTACACAGGGAGCAAGGAGAGACTGGAGCCATCACGGCCCATCGCGCCACAAATTCACGGCATCCTGCGTGCGCGTATCATACGCAACGACCTCACACCCGGCAGCCGAATTTCAGAATCCGAAATCGCCGCAGCCTATAGCGTGAGCCGCCAGCCCGTGCGCGAAGCTTTCATCCGGCTGGTTGGTGACGGTCTGGTGGCCATCCTGCCCCAACGCGGCACGATCGTGCGCAAGATTGAGTATAGTGGCGTGATTGACGCGCGTTTCCTGCGCGAAGCCATCGAGGCCGATATCGTCAAGATCCTGGCACAAACCCCCGATGCCGCGCTGATTGCGGATCTGCGCGAGCAACTGGAGCGTCAACGCCAATGCGACGCGGACTCGCGTACAGGGTTCATCGCGCTGGATGAGGAATTCCACCGCACCTTGGCGGCCGGCGCGGGCAAGGCCGGTGCCTGGGCGCAGATCGAGGGATTGAAATCCCAGATGGACCGTGTGCGGTTCCTGTCGCTGGTGCAATTTCCCGTAGATCGCCTCATTGAACAGCACGCCGATATCGTCAACCAGATCGAGTCCGGGGCCATCGTGACTGCCGACGTCGCCATTCGCATACATCTACGCGAAGTGCTGAACGATCTGCCAAAGGTAGTCGAGGCCTACCCTGAATTTTTCGAACTGCCGGTCGCGGGGATTTCCCAGCCGGTCCATGCACCCATCCAAGGAGGAGACACCACATGA